A window of the Oncorhynchus masou masou isolate Uvic2021 chromosome 13, UVic_Omas_1.1, whole genome shotgun sequence genome harbors these coding sequences:
- the LOC135551474 gene encoding P2Y purinoceptor 14 codes for MAGNWITGPSNQTTDFGSVFTHQVLPVLYVLIGGVGLALNSLAAWIFFRVPSDSGMVVYLKNMVVADLLMLLTFPWRVASELGLGGWQIRVAVCRYSAVLFYSSMYVGIILMGLISLERYVKVVRHSSSCTHPLQRVGFTRVLALLTWSLLLLSVLPNVMLTSKPADEESSRHCVQLKTPLGQQWHKVTSYFGVALFWATVLVLAFCYSSIAHHFYKSYRRVRQDDSGVYSKSNCSIFSLLAVFFICFVPYHICRVTYTQSQLPGSGFSWHSRYMLFQVKEVTLFLSALNVCLDPVIYFLMCTKFRESLLKKLPRGRGGPKRCSLTTEQTVSNM; via the exons ATGGCCGGCAACTGGATCACTGGCCCATCCAATCAGACAACAGACTTCGGCAGCGTGTTCACTCACCAG GTGCTCCCAGTTCTCTACGTGCTGATCGGCGGCGTGGGATTGGCTCTCAACAGCTTGGCTGCCTGGATCTTCTTCCGGGTGCCCAGCGACTCAGGCATGGTGGTCTACTTAAAAAACATGGTAGTGGCCGACCTGCTGATGCTGCTCACCTTCCCCTGGCGCGTGGCCAGCGAGCTCGGCCTGGGCGGCTGGCAGATCCGTGTGGCCGTGTGCCGCTACAGCGCTGTGCTCTTCTACTCCTCCATGTATGTGGGCATAATCTTAATGGGCCTCATCAGCCTGGAGCGCTACGTCAAGGTCGTAAGACACTCGTCTTCCTGCACACACCCCCTGCAGCGAGTGGGGTTCACCCGGGTCCTGGCCCTGCTGACGTGGAGCCTGCTGCTGCTTTCCGTACTCCCCAATGTCATGCTGACTAGCAAGCCTGCGGATGAGGAGAGCTCCAGGCACTGTGTGCAGCTAAAGACCCCCCTGGGTCAGCAGTGGCACAAGGTGACCTCGTATTTCGGTGTGGCCCTGTTCTGGGCCACCGTACTGGTTCTAGCCTTCTGCTACTCTTCCATTGCCCACCACTTCTACAAGTCGTACCGCCGTGTTCGCCAGGACGACAGCGGGGTGTACAGCAAGTCCAACTGCAGTATCTTCAGCCTCCTGGCCGTGTTCTTCATCTGTTTCGTGCCCTACCACATCTGCCGCGTGACCTACACCCAAAGCCAGTTACCCGGCTCCGGCTTCAGCTGGCACAGCCGTTATATGCTGTTCCAGGTGAAAGAGGTCACCCTCTTCCTGTCAGCACTCAACGTGTGCCTGGACCCGGTCATCTACTTCTTGATGTGCACTAAGTTCCGCGAGTCACTACTGAAGAAACTGCCCAGAGGCAGGGGAGGGCCAAAGAGATGTTCCCTTACCACAGAACAGACTGTTAGTAATATgtga